Proteins co-encoded in one Lacerta agilis isolate rLacAgi1 chromosome 6, rLacAgi1.pri, whole genome shotgun sequence genomic window:
- the LOC117049088 gene encoding DEP domain-containing mTOR-interacting protein-like isoform X2 has protein sequence MRGQSLYETLISVEDSILKVREENSVKYQRTFLACEMIDWLVQEGEAANRKEAVELCQVLLEHGIIQHVAGRHHFYDGNLLYQFRINFRRRRRLAELLSENSSRALSDSPDSPFCLRKLNPEQNSCSFLSVQPNKEIKTVSAVRRSSVTSLAGGANPYFNLSPSLGFLPAVECNPKSVLKRPVTNEELLTPGAPYIKKTLTIVGDAVGWGFVVRGGQPCHIQAVDPGGPAAAAGMKVCQFVYSVNGMYVLHLDYQTISSLIMTGPRTLVLEIMEATE, from the exons ATGAGGGGCCAGAGCCTCTATGAGAC GCTCATCAGCGTAGAGGACTCGATCCTGAAAGTCAGAGAGGAGAACTCGGTGAAGTACCAAAGGACTTTTCTGGCCTGCGAAATGATCGACTGGTTGgtccaggaaggagaggcagcaaACCGGAAAGAAGCCGTGGAGCTTTGCCAAGTCCTCCTTGAACATGGGATTATCCAGCATG TGGCCGGCCGGCACCACTTCTATGACGGCAACCTTCTCTATCAGTTCCGCATCAATTTCCGCCGGAGGAGACGTCTTGCGGAGCTGCTCAGCGAAAACTCCTCCAGGGCCCTTTCAGACAGCCCCGACAGCCCCTTCTGCCTCCGCAAGCTCAACCCTGAGCAGAACAGCTGCAGCTTCTTGTCTG TTCAACCCAATAAAGAAATCAAAACAGTCTCAGCGGTTCGAAGGAGCAGCGTCACCTCACTGGCTGGGGGAGCCAACCCCTACTTCAATCTCTCCCCGAGTTTGGGGTTCCTGCCAGCTGTGGAATGCAACCCCAAATCTG TATTAAAGAGGCCTGTCACCAATGAGGAGCTTCTGACCCCTGGGGCACCGTACATCAAGAAAACGCTGACG ATTGTGGGCGATGCAGTTGGCTGGGGATTTGTGGTCCGTGGAGGTCAGCCATGCCACATCCAGGCTGTGGATCCAGGAGGAccggctgcagctgctggcatgAAG gTCTGCCAGTTTGTCTATTCTGTGAACGGGATGTATGTCTTACATCTGGACTATCAGACCATTAGCAGCCTCATCATGACCGGACCTCGAACTCTTGTGCTGGAGATTATGGAAGCCACTGAATGA